A single window of Candidatus Rhabdochlamydia oedothoracis DNA harbors:
- a CDS encoding site-2 protease family protein has protein sequence MLYIPGRIPIIIHPAFWVFSALIGYVNSLSLLGTLVWIAVIFISVLFHEFGHALTAFCFKQKPRIELVALGGLTYHEGKRLKFGKQFLIVFNGPFFGFILFGIATFLLQYPALGQGNLGLILRLLQGINLFWTICNLLPVFPLDGGQLLRIILEAIWGVKGIKYSLITSIVIALVCSLLFFLMQGFFIGSLLFLLAFQSYDTYRKSRAMSSSDRNQKLHGLMEKIEATTDKKVAMDLCEKVRIQAKKGMIFNQATEYLAFLCLEQDLYKQAYDLLLPIQKEINIEALCLLHKAAFDQKEFSLVTQIGAQCFQSKPHPDIAIRNACASAALKEPTAAVGWLKTAVDEGVVNVESMLAKSIFDPIRQDPLFQELLDVLSKED, from the coding sequence ATGTTGTACATTCCAGGTCGTATTCCCATTATCATTCATCCTGCATTTTGGGTATTTTCCGCGCTTATTGGTTATGTAAATAGTTTAAGTTTACTAGGGACTCTGGTTTGGATTGCAGTGATTTTTATCTCTGTTCTTTTTCATGAATTCGGTCATGCATTAACAGCGTTTTGTTTCAAACAAAAGCCTCGTATAGAGTTAGTTGCTTTAGGAGGACTTACTTATCATGAAGGGAAGAGATTAAAATTTGGCAAACAATTTCTGATTGTTTTCAACGGACCTTTTTTTGGATTTATTTTATTTGGAATAGCTACTTTTCTTCTGCAATACCCAGCTTTAGGTCAAGGGAATCTAGGATTAATACTACGGCTTTTACAAGGGATAAATCTATTTTGGACCATTTGTAATTTGCTGCCTGTTTTCCCCTTAGATGGAGGGCAGCTTTTGCGCATCATTTTAGAAGCTATTTGGGGAGTAAAGGGGATTAAGTATTCTCTGATTACAAGTATTGTGATAGCACTAGTATGCAGTTTGTTATTTTTTTTAATGCAGGGGTTTTTTATTGGATCTTTACTGTTTCTTTTAGCCTTTCAAAGCTACGATACCTATCGTAAATCACGAGCAATGAGCAGCTCAGATCGCAATCAAAAGCTACACGGGCTCATGGAAAAAATAGAGGCAACAACCGATAAAAAAGTTGCTATGGACCTTTGTGAAAAAGTTCGTATTCAAGCCAAAAAGGGAATGATTTTTAATCAAGCAACGGAGTACCTTGCTTTCTTATGTCTTGAGCAAGATTTATATAAACAAGCCTACGATTTGTTATTACCTATTCAAAAAGAGATTAACATTGAAGCTCTTTGCCTTCTACATAAAGCAGCCTTTGATCAGAAAGAGTTTTCTTTAGTAACGCAGATTGGAGCGCAATGCTTTCAATCCAAACCTCATCCAGATATTGCGATTCGCAATGCTTGTGCAAGTGCTGCTCTTAAGGAGCCTACAGCCGCAGTTGGCTGGCTAAAAACCGCAGTGGACGAAGGAGTTGTTAATGTAGAATCTATGTTAGCTAAATCTATATTTGATCCGATCCGACAAGATCCACTATTTCAAGAATTACTTGACGTTTTATCAAAGGAGGATTAA
- a CDS encoding Do family serine endopeptidase → MKKSSIQSPIFLVLSIILLSANSIHIPALKETQVLDRISQAFTLIYESANPAVISIKAQSNVNETYGAHNPFEFHSEIFNRFFGQMPQPSPQKNAGSGFFCSVDGHIMTNAHVVNNCDKITIVLHDGQEVDAVLVGSDPHTDIALLKIESKEIAALPYLPLGDSESVKIGELAFAIGSPLLLKSTFTQGIISAKGRQNLHINDLEDFIQSTVQINRGNSGGPLLNSKGEVIGINTAIASNSGGYMGISFSIPINMAKNIMNQLLEKGSVTRGFLGVTLQPMDADIAKAFGLSKPEGALIAEVVPGSAADKAGLKQGDIILEYDNKPVKSSEGLKTEISLKFPGSTIQLKVKRNQETKKISVKLGSNSDNVMAENGIVQKLGLQVETLTEDYAKQLGYKPTEEGVVITKVKPNSPAALAGLRPGCLIQTINHKKVTNLLEFNQAINQNTTKAILLLVRDRNRGAYFCSIQLK, encoded by the coding sequence ATGAAAAAATCATCTATCCAATCTCCTATTTTTCTTGTTTTAAGCATTATTCTTCTTAGTGCAAATTCTATTCATATTCCAGCTCTAAAAGAAACTCAGGTTTTAGATCGGATATCACAAGCATTTACTCTAATCTATGAGAGCGCTAATCCTGCTGTTATCTCTATAAAAGCTCAAAGTAATGTAAATGAAACTTACGGCGCACACAATCCTTTTGAATTTCACAGTGAAATATTTAATCGTTTTTTTGGGCAAATGCCCCAACCATCTCCTCAAAAAAATGCAGGATCTGGCTTTTTTTGTAGTGTTGATGGTCACATTATGACAAATGCGCATGTGGTGAATAATTGTGATAAAATCACGATTGTTCTGCACGATGGACAAGAAGTAGATGCTGTATTAGTGGGATCTGATCCACATACAGACATTGCTCTTCTGAAGATTGAATCAAAAGAAATAGCTGCATTGCCTTATCTGCCCTTAGGAGATTCAGAATCTGTTAAAATAGGAGAGCTAGCTTTTGCAATTGGCAGCCCCCTTCTTCTAAAATCCACCTTTACCCAAGGAATCATTAGTGCCAAAGGAAGACAGAACCTACATATTAATGATCTAGAGGACTTCATTCAAAGCACAGTACAAATTAATCGTGGCAATTCAGGTGGTCCGCTTTTAAACTCAAAAGGGGAAGTGATTGGAATCAATACAGCCATTGCTTCTAATAGCGGCGGCTATATGGGAATTAGTTTTTCTATTCCGATCAATATGGCTAAAAACATTATGAATCAGCTTTTAGAAAAGGGAAGTGTCACACGTGGATTTTTAGGGGTTACTCTACAACCAATGGATGCAGACATCGCTAAAGCCTTTGGTTTATCAAAACCAGAAGGAGCTCTTATTGCTGAAGTTGTTCCTGGGTCTGCTGCTGATAAAGCAGGTCTTAAACAGGGCGATATTATTTTAGAGTATGACAATAAACCTGTTAAGAGCTCTGAAGGATTAAAAACAGAGATTTCTCTAAAATTCCCCGGCTCTACTATTCAGCTAAAAGTAAAACGCAATCAGGAGACCAAAAAAATCTCTGTAAAATTGGGCTCTAATTCCGATAATGTAATGGCTGAAAATGGAATTGTGCAAAAATTGGGACTACAGGTCGAAACGTTAACAGAAGATTACGCTAAGCAGCTTGGTTATAAGCCTACAGAAGAGGGTGTTGTGATTACAAAAGTAAAACCCAATTCCCCAGCAGCGCTTGCAGGTTTGCGTCCAGGATGCTTAATTCAAACGATCAATCATAAAAAAGTGACAAATCTTTTAGAGTTTAATCAAGCAATTAATCAAAATACCACTAAAGCTATTCTGCTTCTAGTTCGTGATCGTAATAGAGGGGCTTATTTCTGTTCTATTCAACTGAAGTAA
- a CDS encoding insulinase family protein, translated as MTQPGEKHGDFIVTKYLVIDELHCVLRELTHVPTGAIVMHIENDDPENLFCLSFKTLPYNSNGVAHILEHTVLCGSSKYPVKDPFFSMRRRSLNTFMNALTGADFTCYPAASQVEKDFYNLLDVYLDAVFHPELKRMSFLQEGHRLEFINLKKPEEGLHIKGIVYNEMKGSLSSVDTRMWHAMMAQLLPDLPYAFNSGGDPKEIPSLTYEQLIAFHSLYYQPARCLFFFYGNLPLQKHLDFIAEKTLDQASSSPPTGLGKQKRFDTPKFSTMRYPIEASETFSRRTVIAFGFLTAPITEQEDVLALSILDVILMETDASLLKRALLESQLCISANGFISLEMSEVPYLIVCKGTEEKDADALEQVLVSNLKKIVVEGIPKHLIDAAIHQLELSRLEIGGDQSPFGLSLFMRSALAKQNGCAAESGLMVHSLFEELLEKTKQPTYLTGLIDKYFLSNPHRVRLIMIADPHLAEEERNQELKQLKKNQQELSKEQIKEIQKQTRDLALYQKQTEAQALDCLPKISLNDVPTAIRDFPLQVICSKNLTVYHHDCFTNHILYVDLLFDLPTIEEEDLPYVHLLTSILSELGSGNRDYRENLEYMQAHTGGLTTSCSLYPQTLDPKALRPSFNLRAKCLYRKAEQLFALMQDLLLYPRLDEIKRIEELILQIYTSLLNRLNRQAMRYATHLAISGFLTATHISEAWYGLRYFKTLQAICQDLPTNLPKVIDRLKALKEKIFTFNNPHLILSCSYEMLKELESKNYFNLNQLPTLKTSPWRFETPLILPSSQIRLISSQVAFNVEAFPTISYIHPYAAALTIASVLFEHKTLHPKIREQGGAYGASATFSAKMGHFYFLSYRDPHIYGTRGHFHEAVDQLCKGKISVQELEEAKLIIIQDLDSPVSTENRALIAYGCLRSQKTKEMRQEFRNSLLNTTIKDVKYIVEKELKPKLTQGIFISFANQELINNENAGLQNPLSIFPI; from the coding sequence TTGACACAACCTGGAGAAAAACACGGCGATTTTATCGTTACAAAATATTTAGTTATCGATGAACTACACTGTGTCTTACGAGAACTTACGCACGTGCCTACAGGCGCTATTGTTATGCATATTGAGAACGATGATCCAGAGAATCTATTTTGTCTTTCTTTTAAGACCTTGCCGTATAATTCAAATGGTGTAGCACATATCTTAGAACACACCGTCTTATGCGGCTCTTCGAAATACCCGGTAAAAGATCCTTTTTTTTCTATGCGACGAAGGAGCCTAAACACTTTTATGAATGCTTTAACAGGAGCTGACTTTACCTGTTATCCAGCAGCATCACAAGTGGAAAAAGATTTTTATAACTTATTGGATGTTTATTTGGATGCGGTATTCCATCCAGAATTAAAGCGAATGAGCTTTCTGCAAGAAGGGCATCGTCTAGAGTTTATCAATCTTAAAAAACCAGAAGAAGGGTTGCATATCAAAGGGATTGTATACAACGAGATGAAAGGAAGCCTCTCTTCTGTCGACACGCGTATGTGGCATGCTATGATGGCTCAACTTCTGCCAGATCTTCCTTATGCGTTTAATTCAGGAGGAGATCCAAAAGAGATCCCTAGTTTAACCTATGAGCAGCTTATTGCTTTCCACTCTTTGTATTATCAGCCGGCGCGTTGCTTATTTTTCTTTTATGGTAATCTCCCTTTGCAAAAACACCTGGATTTTATCGCAGAAAAAACGCTAGACCAAGCAAGTAGCTCACCTCCTACAGGCTTAGGTAAACAAAAGCGTTTTGATACACCGAAGTTCTCTACTATGCGCTATCCCATCGAAGCTTCTGAAACTTTTTCTCGTCGAACAGTGATCGCTTTTGGATTTTTAACAGCTCCTATTACAGAACAAGAAGATGTGTTAGCATTAAGCATTTTAGATGTAATCCTAATGGAAACTGATGCTTCTCTTTTAAAAAGAGCTTTGCTTGAATCACAGCTCTGTATTTCCGCAAATGGTTTCATAAGCCTGGAGATGAGCGAAGTACCGTATCTAATTGTCTGCAAAGGTACTGAAGAAAAAGATGCCGATGCACTAGAGCAAGTTTTAGTAAGCAATTTAAAGAAGATCGTTGTAGAAGGCATCCCGAAACATCTCATCGATGCAGCCATTCATCAGTTAGAGCTCTCTCGTTTAGAGATAGGAGGAGATCAATCCCCTTTTGGCCTTTCTTTATTTATGCGCTCTGCTTTAGCTAAACAAAATGGATGTGCTGCTGAATCAGGGCTGATGGTGCACTCTTTATTTGAGGAGCTATTAGAAAAAACAAAACAACCCACTTATTTAACAGGATTAATCGACAAGTATTTTCTAAGCAATCCTCATAGGGTTCGACTGATTATGATAGCAGACCCTCATCTAGCAGAAGAAGAGAGAAATCAAGAGTTAAAACAACTTAAAAAAAATCAGCAAGAGCTATCTAAGGAACAAATTAAAGAGATTCAAAAACAAACAAGAGATCTAGCCCTGTATCAAAAGCAAACAGAAGCTCAAGCTTTAGATTGCTTGCCGAAAATATCTTTAAATGATGTTCCTACTGCTATTCGTGATTTTCCCCTGCAAGTCATTTGCTCAAAAAACTTAACCGTCTATCATCACGATTGCTTTACTAACCATATTTTGTACGTGGATCTACTTTTTGATCTACCTACAATTGAAGAAGAAGATTTGCCCTATGTGCATTTATTAACCTCCATTTTATCTGAATTAGGAAGTGGAAACAGAGATTATAGAGAGAATCTGGAATATATGCAGGCCCATACAGGAGGACTGACCACTTCTTGTTCCTTATATCCTCAAACTTTAGATCCAAAAGCGCTGCGCCCTTCTTTTAATCTACGAGCAAAGTGCTTATATCGCAAAGCAGAGCAACTATTTGCATTGATGCAGGATTTATTGTTATATCCTCGACTTGATGAGATTAAGCGAATTGAAGAGCTCATTTTACAAATTTACACATCCTTGCTTAATCGATTAAATCGACAAGCCATGCGCTATGCTACTCATTTAGCCATTAGTGGTTTTTTAACAGCTACACATATCAGCGAAGCCTGGTATGGGCTGCGTTACTTCAAGACTCTTCAAGCTATTTGTCAAGATCTACCAACCAATCTTCCTAAGGTAATCGACCGCTTAAAAGCTTTAAAAGAAAAAATTTTCACTTTTAATAACCCTCATTTGATATTGAGTTGTTCTTATGAGATGTTAAAAGAATTAGAGAGTAAAAATTATTTTAACCTCAATCAATTACCTACTCTTAAAACAAGCCCTTGGCGGTTTGAAACACCTTTAATTTTACCTTCTTCTCAGATTCGCTTGATCTCTTCGCAGGTTGCATTCAATGTAGAAGCATTTCCTACCATTTCCTACATCCACCCTTATGCAGCTGCTTTGACAATTGCTTCGGTTTTGTTTGAACATAAGACTCTACATCCAAAGATTCGGGAACAGGGTGGAGCATATGGTGCTAGTGCAACATTTAGCGCTAAAATGGGACATTTTTATTTTCTCTCCTATCGAGATCCTCATATCTATGGTACTAGAGGGCATTTCCACGAAGCAGTTGATCAACTCTGCAAGGGAAAAATCTCTGTACAAGAATTAGAAGAGGCAAAGCTTATTATTATCCAAGATTTAGATTCCCCTGTTTCAACAGAAAACAGAGCTCTTATAGCTTATGGATGTCTTCGCAGTCAAAAAACAAAAGAAATGCGCCAAGAATTCCGCAACTCTCTTCTCAATACCACAATCAAAGATGTAAAATACATCGTCGAAAAAGAGTTAAAGCCCAAACTCACCCAAGGAATATTTATTTCCTTTGCCAATCAAGAATTAATCAACAATGAAAATGCTGGTTTGCAAAATCCTCTGTCTATTTTTCCTATTTAA
- a CDS encoding S1C family serine protease, with amino-acid sequence MILLFRLFMQAFFFLILSIFCLNNCYAAYPFPSRYPKVSDAKKAANFFTEILNASVPAVVFIQVNWISSLWGNNEKRACIGSGFLITADGYIITNEHVIKDADVITITLSNQLQFDGIVVGADPISDIALIKIEAEGLPFLALADSDSIELGEWVIAIGNPFGLQSTVTFGIVSRLKKDKFQEPDTLQVNLGLNPGNSGGPLLNLDGEVIGVNRSTRYYKEGFYTGLSFAIPSNVAKEAIEKLIDQELP; translated from the coding sequence TTGATTTTACTATTTAGGCTCTTTATGCAAGCATTTTTTTTCCTTATTTTAAGCATTTTCTGCTTAAATAACTGCTATGCTGCTTATCCTTTTCCTTCTAGATATCCTAAAGTCTCAGATGCCAAAAAAGCAGCCAATTTTTTTACTGAGATTCTAAACGCATCTGTTCCTGCTGTTGTATTCATTCAAGTAAATTGGATTAGTTCTTTGTGGGGAAATAACGAAAAAAGAGCCTGCATCGGTTCAGGATTTTTAATTACAGCAGATGGTTATATTATAACCAATGAGCATGTAATTAAAGATGCAGATGTAATTACTATTACGTTAAGCAACCAATTACAATTCGATGGTATCGTAGTAGGAGCAGACCCTATTTCTGATATTGCCTTAATTAAAATCGAAGCAGAAGGTCTTCCTTTCTTGGCTTTAGCTGATTCTGATTCCATTGAATTAGGAGAATGGGTTATAGCAATTGGTAACCCTTTTGGTCTGCAATCCACCGTAACATTTGGAATTGTAAGCAGATTAAAAAAAGATAAGTTCCAAGAACCAGATACCCTACAAGTCAATCTCGGTCTTAACCCAGGCAATTCCGGAGGGCCTCTTCTCAATTTAGATGGAGAAGTAATCGGAGTGAATAGAAGCACACGGTACTATAAAGAAGGTTTCTATACAGGCTTATCTTTTGCTATTCCAAGTAATGTAGCTAAAGAAGCTATAGAGAAACTAATTGACCAAGAACTACCTTAA
- the sucD gene encoding succinate--CoA ligase subunit alpha, whose protein sequence is MAILIHKNTRVITQGISGRSGRFHTEQCLLYGSRFVGGVTPGRGGETILDLPVFDTVREAKKKTECDATVIFVPAPYTADAILEAEDAGIALIVCITEGIPVKDMLEVSRVMQLSKFSRLIGPNCPGIITPGECKIGIMPGYIHKKGKIGIVSRSGTLTYEAVWQTTQLGLGQTTCVGIGGDPLNGTNFIDVIKLFQEDPKTQGILLIGEIGGSAEEEAAEWIKEHCSKPVAAFIAGTTAPKDKRMGHAGAIISGGKGGARDKINALKNAGAFIAKSPAEMGQAMAEALDRF, encoded by the coding sequence ATGGCTATTTTAATTCATAAAAATACACGTGTAATTACTCAAGGAATTTCTGGCAGATCTGGGCGTTTTCATACAGAGCAATGTCTGTTATATGGATCACGATTTGTAGGAGGAGTCACTCCTGGTAGAGGAGGAGAGACCATTTTAGATTTACCGGTCTTTGACACTGTTAGGGAAGCTAAAAAAAAAACAGAGTGTGATGCAACGGTCATTTTTGTGCCGGCTCCGTATACAGCAGATGCTATTTTAGAAGCAGAAGACGCTGGAATTGCACTGATTGTCTGTATTACAGAAGGAATCCCTGTCAAAGATATGCTAGAGGTTTCCAGAGTTATGCAACTGAGTAAATTCAGTCGTCTCATTGGACCAAACTGCCCTGGCATCATTACACCAGGGGAGTGTAAGATTGGGATTATGCCAGGATATATTCATAAAAAAGGAAAAATTGGCATCGTTTCTAGATCGGGAACCCTTACCTATGAAGCGGTTTGGCAAACCACTCAGCTAGGTCTTGGGCAAACAACTTGTGTGGGAATTGGAGGAGATCCTTTAAATGGAACAAACTTTATTGATGTGATAAAACTTTTTCAAGAAGATCCTAAAACACAAGGAATTCTTTTAATAGGAGAGATCGGAGGCTCCGCTGAGGAAGAAGCTGCAGAGTGGATTAAAGAGCATTGCTCTAAGCCTGTAGCAGCTTTCATTGCAGGAACCACCGCACCAAAAGATAAACGCATGGGTCATGCAGGTGCGATTATTTCTGGAGGAAAAGGAGGCGCTCGCGATAAGATAAACGCATTAAAAAACGCTGGGGCGTTTATAGCAAAATCTCCTGCAGAAATGGGACAAGCTATGGCGGAAGCATTAGATAGGTTTTAA
- the sucC gene encoding ADP-forming succinate--CoA ligase subunit beta, protein MNTHEYQAKEILISYKIPIPRFGIASSIEGVEAVLRDLSLEEAVIKIQVHAGGRGKAGGVKIAHGRQEILKTTRKLIGMKMVNNQTGSQGVIAHQVLISEVVAIKKEYYLSVVIDREKKQVVLIASAEGGVEIEEIALKNPEKVLTIPIGLSGVLRPFQKIQLIKFMQWKAEMAKQGAQIAQSLVQAFMDTDASLLEINPLVADQNHQLWALDAKLVVDDNALFRQQKIADFYDPSQAIPNEVKAKEHDLAYIALEGNIGCMVNGAGLAMATMDIIQYYGGKPANFLDVGGGASKEKVAEGFKIILSDPNVKAILVNIFGGIMNCATLAEGIIAAVKEIKIHVPLVVRMEGTNVEEGRRLLEHAHLAIITVDGLANAAKKVVETLKGKE, encoded by the coding sequence ATGAATACACACGAATATCAAGCCAAAGAGATACTTATATCCTATAAGATACCCATCCCGAGATTTGGGATAGCCAGTTCTATCGAAGGCGTAGAAGCTGTCTTAAGAGATCTTTCTCTAGAAGAAGCTGTAATAAAAATTCAGGTTCATGCCGGAGGAAGAGGTAAAGCTGGAGGCGTAAAAATTGCACATGGCCGACAAGAGATCCTTAAAACTACGCGGAAACTGATAGGGATGAAAATGGTCAATAACCAAACGGGATCTCAAGGGGTGATTGCACATCAAGTTTTAATTTCTGAAGTGGTTGCGATTAAAAAAGAGTATTACTTAAGTGTTGTTATCGACCGAGAGAAGAAGCAAGTTGTTTTAATCGCTTCTGCAGAAGGAGGGGTAGAGATTGAAGAGATTGCGCTTAAAAATCCTGAGAAAGTTTTAACGATTCCCATTGGCTTAAGCGGTGTCTTGCGCCCTTTTCAAAAAATCCAGTTGATTAAATTTATGCAGTGGAAAGCAGAAATGGCTAAACAGGGTGCTCAAATAGCACAAAGTTTAGTACAAGCTTTCATGGATACCGATGCATCTTTGTTAGAGATTAACCCTTTGGTTGCTGATCAAAATCATCAACTCTGGGCTTTAGATGCTAAGCTTGTAGTTGATGACAATGCGCTTTTTAGACAGCAGAAGATCGCCGATTTTTACGATCCTTCACAAGCAATACCAAATGAGGTGAAGGCCAAAGAACATGATTTAGCCTACATTGCTTTAGAAGGTAATATTGGTTGCATGGTCAATGGAGCAGGACTTGCTATGGCTACAATGGATATCATTCAATATTATGGGGGCAAACCTGCTAATTTTTTAGATGTAGGAGGAGGCGCTTCTAAAGAAAAAGTAGCTGAGGGGTTTAAGATCATTTTAAGCGACCCTAATGTAAAAGCTATATTGGTAAATATTTTTGGTGGGATTATGAATTGTGCCACATTAGCAGAAGGAATTATAGCAGCGGTTAAGGAAATAAAGATCCATGTTCCTTTAGTTGTGAGAATGGAAGGAACTAATGTAGAAGAAGGAAGGCGACTTTTAGAACATGCTCATTTAGCAATCATTACAGTGGATGGTCTGGCTAATGCGGCAAAGAAGGTAGTTGAAACGCTCAAAGGTAAGGAATAA